A single genomic interval of Lathyrus oleraceus cultivar Zhongwan6 chromosome 7, CAAS_Psat_ZW6_1.0, whole genome shotgun sequence harbors:
- the LOC127104200 gene encoding uncharacterized GPI-anchored protein At4g28100 gives MLLTKCFSKILFIFFIIPCSIMSLPIPDAAMVQTVATNSSSQGTIPAFPEQADIARCPLSLSDDHFNGIKNACSIKSNKHGGDSYDKLQHSRCCPVLAAWLYSAYSATALGTGRVSSGLEHGHATASYDMPLLPDDSETCESDLGRALKVRGIELFQPNETCDVVYCYCGIRLHPLSCSESFKVTHSGNLVGDENVKRLERNCLSSSNDVNGFPGLGGCSKCLHSLYLLRKKTSNSSKTGDRTTKIHNKDCELMGLTWLLAKNRTAYIHTVSLVLRALMLSPDGSDPQSCTLNSDGMPLAVDSSEMYDQSSSTNLKSSIFLSLLVLCFVLVMHFIQLST, from the exons ATGTTACTGACAAAATGCTTCAGCAagatcttgttcattttcttcATAATTCCTTGCTCTATTATGTCCCTTCCTATACCAGATGCAGCAATGGTTCAAACTGTCGCAACAAATTCATCTTCACAAGGAACTATCCCTGCTTTCCCTGAACAAGCTGATATTGCAAGATGTCCTTTATCTCTGTCAGATGATCACTTCAACGGAATCAAAAACGCATGCAGTATCAAATCCAATAAACATGGTGGTGATTCTTATGATAAGCTTCAGCATAGTAGATGTTGTCCTGTGCTAGCTGCTTGGTTATATTCTGCATATTCTGCTACTGCTCTTGGAACTGGAAGGGTTTCTTCTGGTTTGGAACATGGACATGCTACTGCGTCTTATGATATGCCTTTGTTACCGGATGACTCTGAAACGTGTGAGAGTGATTTGGGAAGAGCTTTGAAAGTTAGAGGAATTGAGCTTTTTCAACCTAATGAGACTTGTGATGTGGTTTATTGTTATTGTGGTATTAGGCTTCATCCTTTAAGTTGTTCTGAATCGTTTAAGGTTACTCATAGTGGAAATCTTGTTGGAGATGAAAATGTGAAGAGATTGGAGAGAAATTGTTTGAGTAGTAGCAATGATGTTAATGGATTTCCTGGTCTAGGAGGTTGCTCTAAGTGCTTGCATAGCCTCTATTTG CTTAGAAAGAAGACTTCAAATTCAAGCAAAACAGGAGACAGAACAACAAAGATCCATAACAAAGATTGTGAACTAATGGGATTAACATGGCTTTTAGCTAAAAATAGAACAGCTTATATTCACACGGTTTCTTTGGTTCTTCGCGCCTTGATGTTGAGTCCTGATGGATCTGATCCACAATCATGCACTCTTAATAGCGATGGAATGCCTCTTGCTGTTGATTCATCTGAAATGTATGATCAATCTTCATCAACTAATCTCAAATCATCAATCTTTCTTTCTTTGTTGGTTCTATGTTTTGTACTAGTTATGCATTTCATTCAATTATCCACCTAA